In one window of Streptomyces sp. NBC_01224 DNA:
- a CDS encoding TetR/AcrR family transcriptional regulator, with product MITSPSSLRRSERSRRAILEAALELCTEKGYGRVTVEAIAARAGVSKKTIYRWWPSKSAVMLEAFTDALVGTTPFVDTGDIAADLRANVMGAVKLLSTPPYGPAYAGILSEVHHDDALAETVRTKLIDPRFNEAVARLRRAQGQGQIPPGADLPLAVEMLYGPVYYRHVLRKPAQDEETIAALVAHVLRALGAPEVLPPEGGNG from the coding sequence ATGATCACATCGCCGAGTTCACTGCGTCGCAGCGAGAGATCACGACGGGCGATCCTGGAAGCCGCCCTCGAACTGTGTACGGAGAAGGGGTACGGCCGGGTCACGGTCGAGGCCATCGCGGCCAGAGCGGGTGTCAGCAAGAAGACGATCTACCGTTGGTGGCCGTCGAAGAGCGCGGTGATGCTGGAGGCGTTCACCGACGCCCTGGTCGGCACGACGCCGTTCGTCGACACCGGCGACATCGCCGCCGACCTGCGCGCCAATGTGATGGGCGCGGTGAAACTGCTCTCCACACCGCCCTACGGCCCCGCGTACGCCGGGATTCTCTCCGAGGTCCACCACGACGACGCACTCGCGGAAACAGTCAGAACGAAGCTGATCGACCCCCGCTTCAACGAGGCGGTCGCCCGCCTGCGCCGGGCCCAGGGGCAGGGCCAGATCCCACCGGGCGCCGATCTTCCGCTGGCGGTGGAGATGCTGTACGGGCCGGTGTACTACCGCCATGTGCTGCGCAAGCCGGCACAGGACGAGGAGACGATCGCGGCACTGGTCGCGCATGTGCTGCGGGCGCTGGGGGCGCCGGAGGTGCTTCC